Genomic segment of Triticum aestivum cultivar Chinese Spring chromosome 6A, IWGSC CS RefSeq v2.1, whole genome shotgun sequence:
GCCTGTATTATACGTTTCTTGTGCAAAATGTAAGAGCAAAGGGGAAAGGCATGGGTTAGCATATCTCCTTTCGTCAGCTACCCACAAGCTTAAGGGGAGATGCCAAAGCAAGCAAAGAGAAATATACTCCTTAATTACCCCTCCGACATTCTTAACCTCTGCTCTTTTACATCAGTAAGTAGCTACAAGCAACCATGCGAAATTAAATTATAGCAAGAGAATGTTATTACTTATACATGAAGAACACAGCATATACTACACATAGCTAATAGCTTCCTCACATCAGACAGGCACAAAACCGAGGCCTTCAGAGTACCGAGTTtgatggcagcaggagtcaaaACTCACCCAGAACGTGAAGAGCAGCTCCCGGAGGTCGCCGCCGCTGGTACCGGACTAGCTAGTACCAGACTAAAGAAAGAAGCAGGATAGCTGGCCGAAGAACACTAGTACGAGCACTAgtaaacacacacacactcacgTACTAGTGAGGAGACAGAGTGGTACTACTAGGGGAAGCTGGATGAATTGCTTGATTTTGCTTGTTTACAAGTGAAGGAGCCGGGTTCTTTTTTTAGGCCCGGGATGTGCACAACACACACACGCACTAGAAATTAAGTGGCTATTACTAAGAAACTACCACGTACTTACCACACGAAGACTTGCAGTCAAGTCTCTTCCAGTCAACTCTCTTGCACTGGCTAAAGGAAACTCACTAGGAAATTGCTAGGTAACTACCTAGTCCTTGTACGCCAAGGAAGCTGTTGGTGCTGCATGCATGCAACCGAAGACCCTGGTTGACTCGACAGAGGCGGCGGCCGAGGAAGCGAAGGGTTCGTGGGGAGGCAGAGGAGGGGGCGCTTGGAGCGGCGACACCAGCTCCATCGCTGGCGACGCGCAGCCTCGACAGAACAAACAAGCCAAGTAGTTCGGGGGAGTCGTTTGCTACGgtgtttttttaaaagaaaatttcCGATCTGTTCATCAACTGTCAAATTACATTTAACACGTAGactacctagcgacgactacaagcaccggaGTGAGCCAAAAATGCGCCGCCGTCATTGTCCCTCGGAGTCGGGCAAACATTGTTGCATTAGAGGAAGTCGTCGTGCTTACGGTGTGGCTCTTTGATTTTGCGACATACTGGAGTACATAATAACCCACGCCAGAATAACTAAATCCATGTAATGTAAAAAAGATAATGACAACTTAAATCTAAGTGCTAAGCAAAAATCCAACGAGTCATGTGAAAAAACGCACATAGACCATACTACTTTCTTTTCTAGATTTGATGTTCTATATGTTTGCAACGAGATGGTCGTAAGGAAGCACAAAGCAAATCCAAAGCTGCGCACACAAATTATATTCCCTTCATCCGAAATTACTTGTTGCGGAAATGCGGTACATGGATTAAGCATAATGTGGGGTGTGCTTTATGCGGCAGCATGGCATTGCAACGTGCACAACAAACGGAGCCAAGCAGGTGTGTTACCGACTCACCATGTCGGTTTGTCGGTGAAATATCTTCAAATTGTGAGGCTGAAAGATTTGTCGGCTTTTTTGATTGCTCCTCCTGGCTATTGTCGTTGGTCTAATTTTATCATGGAGGGGTGTTAATATAATGATACACGTCACCGTGTGTCTGTGTCCTCATCGGAAAAGGAAAGCAGAAAACTACCACATTTGTGGTTAGGTTTGCGGAAAAGTACTTGGTCTCtttcttttgcaaaaaaaaaccttttgtaTAATTAATTTGCAGAAAATACTGATAGGTCGATTTGCCCCGTTTGATCACTTTTCTGATAGGTGTGCCCCGTTCGTCAGGAGCTGACTTTTTTTTTGAACAGAGTACAGACGCGAACGCtctatcatcttgagatttacgaaatcACTGTAGGTGCCTCGTCGTCAACGGGAACATCACcttccactgaaagcgcatcgccagaaattccgaaataaatccaaaaataatgcgagcaccaggacttgaaccctggtgcgTTGAGGATACCACTGTCTCTCTAACCATCCAACAACGGATTGGTTCGCTAACTTGGAAGAAGAAAAAACACCACGTGCACATGTTGAccatttcttcttccttctcctctctccccctctctcacaCATTGTATCATCAAACACGTTGTGTGCACTGGGAGGACCTTTTTTCACATTTCTAATTTAGGCAATGTTCACAAGGAATTTTTATTCACCCTGCTGTCCAGAAGGAGCTATTCTAGGAATCCTCTTCCTGAAGATGAAATCTCATCTACGGCGATGTGCATGGACCTGGTGAGGGATGCAGCTCCGTGGACCGCTCGTCGGGCCTGATAGGTGGTGGGATGAAGCGCTGACCTAGGCAGCTCGAGCTGGAcaggagcggggcggcgcggtcgGCTTACTTCGCAGCAGGACAATGAAAGATGTATCCGAATGAAACGGCCAGTTAATGGTTGTGACCTCTTATTATCTGCTGGGGTCTGGAAGAATGTGCTGAAGCTGTCATACATGTAATTACACACATCATGACATGAATGCATCTCACAAAAACAATGTCAAACACACCACTGGGTAAAGTCATGACGCCAACCACAAAATAATCCTGTCCAGCATATGAATCAACTCATTTCTATGTTTGTTCATCATGCATGGATCGTCAGCGTTGAGGAGAGACCTGGCTGAATACTTGCTTCTGTATTCTGGTGCTATTCCCTTGCTTTGCATTTTCATCTGCAAGGAGAACATCATCTATCCAGGAGACAATACTGTAGGCCAAACTTTCGAGCACCCTTGAGTAGCTTTCGAGTATCGCCTGTCCAATGTCCTATGGGACAGAGGGGAAAGAAGATTAAAAGATGTTAGCTCTCCTTTTATTTAACCACTTGCTCTCCTAATAAGCATATATATGAATCCATCATTACCTTATTGTACTGAATCTTGCTTGTGTCGAGGGTGGTTTGTGAGAGGCCCGGAAACCTTTGTTTCAAGCACAGCAGCAGGCTCCTGGCCCTGCTTGCTAGGATCAAGTTCTTGTCCCCGTCggcattcagctcggtgacattcTCCCATTTGGTCACCACGTGGGTCATGCTAGCTTTCCTTCTCCACACGTACATAGCAGCCTCGACACGGTCGGCGATCTCGAGCGCCTCGTGCTCGGAGCTCAAGTTGAGGAAGTCGAGGAGGTGGTCCGGCGAGAACTGGTCCCCTGAGGACATGTACCGGTATATGGCGTCGCCTGTCCCGACTTTCCCGGTCTGTTGTTTGAGCAACAAGAAATGCATAACCCATCAGAGAGGGAAACTGATATGTTTATTTTTTGGACAAACTAGCTACATGGAGATCTACTTGATCTCTATATATGGATGAGATTCGTGGCCAAGTGTGCATATATACCTTGGGAAGCGTTTCAATGTATGAGGACGGGATTTGCATTTCGGAGAGGATGGCATTGTTGATCTCCATGGCCATCTTGTGGATCTGGCTAGCCTGGTCCCGCTTGTGCTGCAGCTCGCGGTGCAGAGAGTCGGAGAGGCCTGATTCCGGCACGCATGGCTCGGGCAACCACCACTTGTCCTCGTTGCGCTTGAACGACGGCTTCTTGGTTTCGCTGAAGGACTGCTTCCTCTGGTCCGCGTACCAGAACTCCGCCTTGTCAAAGCTGTCCAATATGCCCTGCAAGCAAGCAAATTGCAGAGTCAGTCAAGCCGATTGGAACTTCCACACAGGATAGGAGAGTATCTGAAGGAGACTTTACAAGGAGCATGGTTTCTAGCTTCTCCAGTGCGGGGAGGTTCATCAGGATGTCTGACCGTGGCGAGGTTGCCATCACCTGCACGTAGAAGCAGTCACATACAAATATGTTTGTTAGTAATTAAGCAGAAAGCTTGAACTTAATAATTATGAGGAAGGATGCAGGCATGTGTGATGGATGTTGGCATGGGTTACATCGTGTGTGCTTCCGTCGGGTCTGGCCTGGACCGTCGGCGCGAACTCGACGATGTactcgcagatggagaggaggcaGTCCATCTCTCGGTTCCACATTGATCTCTTCTCAGGGGGCAGTGACTGCAACCTGT
This window contains:
- the LOC123131412 gene encoding rop guanine nucleotide exchange factor 3 is translated as MGDSSAFPGFHSQYSYDRDYARPLFRVASFSSERGGDEHQHMARTASFKVTAAPSRLSQAMSKLSMKKLQQAVDERSVEDEEMELMKEKYTKLLLGEDMSGGGKGVCTAVAISNAITNLYATVFGTCHRLQSLPPEKRSMWNREMDCLLSICEYIVEFAPTVQARPDGSTHDVMATSPRSDILMNLPALEKLETMLLGILDSFDKAEFWYADQRKQSFSETKKPSFKRNEDKWWLPEPCVPESGLSDSLHRELQHKRDQASQIHKMAMEINNAILSEMQIPSSYIETLPKTGKVGTGDAIYRYMSSGDQFSPDHLLDFLNLSSEHEALEIADRVEAAMYVWRRKASMTHVVTKWENVTELNADGDKNLILASRARSLLLCLKQRFPGLSQTTLDTSKIQYNKDIGQAILESYSRVLESLAYSIVSWIDDVLLADENAKQGNSTRIQKQVFSQVSPQR